One Neovison vison isolate M4711 chromosome 2, ASM_NN_V1, whole genome shotgun sequence genomic window carries:
- the CTSS gene encoding cathepsin S, which yields MLTMGAPASSIMKWLVWGLLASSYAVAQVQNDPTLDHHWNLWKKTYGRQYQEKNEEVARRLIWEKNLKSVMLHNLEYSMGMHSYDLGMNHLADMTSEEVSSLMSSLRVPSQWQANVTYKSNSNQKLPDSVDWREKGCVTEVKYQGACGACWAFSAVGALEAQLKLKTGNLVSLSAQNLVDCSTERYGNKGCNGGFMTKAFQYIIDNNGIDSEVSYPYKAMDGNCRYDSKHRAATCSKYTELPFGSEDALKEAVANKGPVSVAIDAKHSSFFLYKSGVYYDPSCTQDVNHGVLVVGYGNLNGRDYWLVKNSWGLNFGEQGYIRMARNSGNHCGIANYPSYPEI from the exons ATGCTTACTATGGGAGCACCTGCCAGTTCTATCAT GAAATGGCTGGTGTGGGGACTCCTGGCGAGCTCCTATGCAGTTGCTCAGGTACAGAATGATCCCACTCTGGATCATCACTGGAATCTCTGGAAGAAAACCTATGGCAGACAATACCAGGAAAAG AACGAGGAAGTAGCACGGCGTCTTATCTGGGAAAAGAATCTAAAATCTGTGATGCTTCACAATCTGGAATACTCAATGGGAATGCATTCATATGATCTAGGCATGAACCATCTGGCAGACATG ACCAGTGAAGAAGTGTCATCTTTGATGAGTTCCCTGAGAGTTCCCAGCCAATGGCAGGCAAATGTCACTTACAAGTCAAATTCTAATCAGAAATTGCCTGATTCTGTGGACTGGAGAGAGAAGGGGTGTGTTACTGAAGTGAAATACCAG GGTGCTTGTGGTGCTTGTTGGGCATTCAGTGCTGTGGGGGCCCTGGAAGCACAGCTGAAGCTGAAAACAGGAAATCTGGTGTCTCTGAGTGCACAGAACCTGGTAGATTGCTCAACTGAAAGATATGGAAATAAAGGCTGCAATGGTGGCTTCATGACAAAGGCTTTCCAGTATATCATTGATAACAACGGCATCGATTCGGAAGTTTCCTATCCCTACAAAGCCATG GATGGAAACTGCAGGTATGACTCAAAACATCGAGCTGCTACATGTTCAAAGTATACTGAACTTCCCTTTGGCAGTGAAGATGCCTTGAAAGAAGCTGTGGCCAATAAAGGACCTGTGTCTGTTGCTATTGATGCAAAAcactcttctttcttcctgtatAAAAGTG GTGTCTACTATGACCCATCCTGTACTCAGGATGTGAATCATGGTGTATTAGTGGTTGGCTATGGTAACCTTAATGGAAGAGACTACTGGCTTGTGAAAAACAG